Proteins encoded in a region of the Stieleria neptunia genome:
- the flgI gene encoding flagellar basal body P-ring protein FlgI: MQTPSKHPRLAFSTLCLAVLLISNGGVVVRAQTLQDPLPPPPAITPAMTPAAGSTLTPLAPLRQDPSVRIKDIAFVEGDRVNHVSGEGLVFGLSGTGGKSQQTRQMLTNYYLRRGVRVGQVDTKNISAVMVSGKIPAYARPGETILVTVSVADDASSLRGGTLNQTALRGIDDEIYAIAQGAIIGGGISAEGAGANVQKNHPTVGVCEAIVERAVPCGRIVNNGSLRLVLRNKSYSTATAIGNALNRIFPGRARALDSGTVQVFIPSTFANSVTEFISTIGNLRVEPDTPARVVINQKTGSIVLGHNVKIAPVLFASENIVIATTETPIASQPNPLAGGDTVVLPRTGIDLFESGGRYNVLPGGMTVGDLATALNSLAVSPTTLISIMTTLRNQGALKAELVIE, from the coding sequence ATGCAGACTCCTTCAAAGCATCCACGACTCGCGTTTTCGACGCTCTGCCTGGCCGTCCTGTTGATCAGCAACGGCGGCGTGGTCGTGCGCGCCCAAACGCTACAGGATCCGCTGCCGCCACCGCCCGCAATCACGCCCGCGATGACGCCCGCGGCGGGATCCACGCTCACACCGCTGGCCCCGTTGCGTCAAGATCCCAGCGTTCGGATCAAGGACATTGCGTTCGTCGAAGGCGACCGCGTCAATCATGTCTCCGGTGAAGGCTTGGTGTTCGGGTTGAGCGGAACGGGCGGCAAGTCGCAACAGACGCGGCAAATGTTGACCAACTATTATCTGCGTCGCGGTGTCCGTGTCGGGCAAGTCGACACCAAGAACATTTCCGCGGTGATGGTGTCGGGTAAAATCCCCGCCTACGCGCGGCCCGGCGAGACGATCTTGGTGACGGTCTCGGTCGCAGACGACGCGTCCAGTCTGCGTGGCGGCACGCTCAATCAAACCGCGCTGCGGGGCATCGATGATGAGATCTACGCGATCGCCCAGGGCGCGATCATCGGCGGCGGCATCTCCGCCGAAGGTGCCGGCGCCAACGTACAAAAGAACCATCCCACGGTCGGTGTTTGTGAAGCCATCGTGGAACGTGCGGTGCCCTGCGGCAGGATCGTCAACAACGGAAGCCTGCGTCTGGTGTTGCGCAACAAGTCCTATTCCACGGCGACCGCGATCGGCAATGCACTCAATCGGATTTTCCCCGGCCGTGCCCGCGCCCTGGATTCGGGGACGGTTCAAGTCTTCATCCCATCCACGTTTGCCAACAGCGTCACCGAATTCATCTCGACGATCGGCAACTTACGTGTCGAACCCGACACGCCGGCCCGCGTGGTGATCAACCAGAAAACGGGATCGATCGTGTTGGGCCACAACGTCAAGATCGCGCCGGTCCTGTTCGCCAGCGAGAACATCGTGATCGCCACCACCGAAACACCGATCGCATCCCAGCCCAACCCGCTGGCCGGGGGCGACACCGTCGTCCTGCCGCGGACCGGGATCGATTTGTTTGAATCCGGGGGACGCTACAACGTCTTGCCCGGCGGAATGACGGTCGGCGATCTGGCGACGGCCCTGAACTCCCTGGCCGTTTCG